From the genome of Paraburkholderia aromaticivorans, one region includes:
- the der gene encoding ribosome biogenesis GTPase Der: MKPVIALVGRPNVGKSTLFNRLTRSRDALVADLPGLTRDRHYGEGRTGERPYLVVDTGGFEPVAKDGILHEMARQTRQAVEESDIVVFIVDGRNGLAPQDKSIADYLRKVGRPIFLVVNKAEGMKYTTVAADFYELGLGDPRAISAAHGDGVTEMINEALEVAYAGQPEESDEEKQTRGVKIAIVGRPNVGKSTLINALVGEERVIAFDMPGTTRDSIYVDFERGGKPYTLIDTAGLRRRGKVFEAIEKFSVVKTLQSISDANVVILLLDARQDISEQDAHIAGFVVEQGRALVVGVNKWDGLDPHVRERTKADLERKLKFLDFAKFHFISAAEKTGIGPLMRSVDDAYAAAMAKLPTPKLTRALIDAVEFQQPRRRGPVRPKLRYAHQGGQNPPIIVIHGNALDAITETYKRYLENRFRETFKLTGTPLRIEFRSSTNPYADKG; the protein is encoded by the coding sequence ATGAAACCCGTTATTGCCCTTGTTGGGCGCCCCAATGTGGGGAAATCCACGCTGTTCAACCGGCTCACGCGTTCGCGTGACGCGCTGGTTGCCGACCTGCCCGGTCTCACCCGCGATCGCCATTACGGCGAAGGCCGCACCGGCGAACGGCCGTATCTGGTCGTCGACACCGGCGGTTTCGAGCCGGTCGCGAAAGACGGCATCCTCCACGAAATGGCGCGTCAAACGCGCCAGGCGGTGGAGGAGTCGGACATCGTCGTGTTCATCGTCGACGGGCGCAACGGCCTCGCGCCGCAAGACAAGTCGATCGCGGACTATCTGCGCAAGGTCGGCCGGCCGATCTTCCTCGTCGTCAACAAGGCGGAGGGCATGAAGTACACCACCGTCGCCGCCGACTTCTACGAACTCGGCCTCGGCGACCCGCGCGCGATTTCCGCGGCGCACGGCGACGGCGTGACGGAAATGATCAATGAGGCGCTCGAAGTCGCCTACGCCGGTCAGCCGGAAGAAAGCGACGAAGAGAAGCAGACGCGCGGCGTGAAGATCGCGATCGTCGGCCGTCCGAATGTCGGCAAGTCGACGTTGATCAACGCGCTGGTGGGCGAAGAGCGCGTGATCGCATTCGACATGCCGGGCACCACGCGCGATTCGATCTACGTCGATTTCGAGCGCGGCGGCAAGCCGTACACGTTGATCGATACCGCGGGCCTGCGTCGCCGCGGCAAAGTGTTCGAAGCGATCGAGAAATTCTCGGTGGTGAAAACGCTGCAGTCGATCTCCGACGCGAACGTCGTGATCCTGCTGCTCGACGCGCGCCAGGACATCTCGGAGCAGGACGCGCACATTGCCGGCTTCGTGGTGGAGCAGGGCCGCGCGCTGGTGGTGGGCGTGAACAAGTGGGACGGGCTCGATCCGCATGTGCGCGAGCGCACCAAGGCGGACCTCGAGCGCAAACTAAAATTTCTCGACTTCGCCAAATTCCATTTCATTTCCGCTGCGGAAAAAACCGGAATCGGCCCATTGATGCGCTCGGTGGACGACGCGTACGCAGCCGCCATGGCCAAGCTGCCGACGCCGAAGCTCACACGCGCGCTGATCGATGCCGTTGAATTCCAGCAGCCGCGCCGACGTGGTCCGGTGCGCCCGAAACTGCGTTACGCGCACCAGGGCGGACAGAATCCGCCCATCATCGTGATTCACGGCAACGCGCTCGACGCGATCACCGAAACGTACAAACGCTACCTTGAAAACCGCTTCCGGGAAACTTTCAAGCTGACTGGGACTCCATTGCGCATAGAGTTCAGATCGTCGACGAACCCTTACGCGGATAAAGGCTAA
- a CDS encoding ATP phosphoribosyltransferase regulatory subunit — protein MSTWLLPENIADVLPSEARKIEELRRHLLDRFRSYGYEMVMPPLLEYLESLLTGGGHDLNLRTFKLVDQLSGRTLGLRADITPQVARIDAHLLNRQGVTRLCYAGNVAHTRPRGLHATREQIQIGAEIYGHAGLEADLEIQQLMLDALRLAGLAKVRLDLCHAGVLAALIEAEPAAAELGQSLYDALAGKDVPRLVELTASLTPAIRDALRALPTLYGDASVLDEARARLPAMPAIARALDDLAFLASQVDGAEVMIDLADLRGYAYHSGVMFSAYVDGVPNAVARGGRYDHVGQAYGRARAATGFSLDLREVARISPVEARSSAILAPWQHGEALRVSVAALRDAGEVVIQALPGHEHDLDEFAFDRVLVERNGNWVVEPRA, from the coding sequence ATGTCGACCTGGTTACTTCCCGAGAATATTGCCGACGTGCTGCCGTCGGAAGCCCGCAAGATCGAAGAGTTGCGGCGCCATTTGCTGGACCGTTTCCGTTCGTACGGCTACGAGATGGTCATGCCGCCGTTGCTCGAGTACCTCGAGTCGCTGCTCACCGGCGGCGGACACGATCTGAATCTGCGCACCTTCAAGCTCGTCGATCAGTTGTCCGGACGCACGCTCGGTCTGCGCGCGGACATCACGCCGCAGGTGGCGCGGATCGACGCACACCTGCTGAACCGCCAGGGCGTGACGCGTCTTTGCTACGCGGGCAACGTCGCGCATACGCGTCCGCGCGGCCTGCACGCGACGCGTGAGCAGATTCAGATCGGTGCGGAAATCTACGGTCACGCCGGCCTGGAAGCGGATCTGGAGATCCAGCAATTGATGCTCGACGCGCTGCGTCTGGCGGGCCTCGCGAAAGTGCGCCTCGACCTGTGCCACGCGGGCGTGCTCGCCGCGCTGATCGAAGCCGAGCCGGCCGCGGCCGAGCTCGGGCAGTCGCTCTACGACGCGCTGGCGGGCAAGGACGTGCCGCGCCTCGTCGAACTGACGGCCAGCTTGACGCCTGCGATTCGCGACGCGTTGCGCGCGCTGCCCACGTTGTACGGCGACGCGTCGGTACTCGACGAAGCCCGTGCACGTTTGCCGGCCATGCCGGCCATCGCCCGCGCGCTCGACGACCTCGCGTTCCTCGCGAGCCAGGTGGACGGCGCCGAAGTGATGATCGATCTCGCCGATCTGCGCGGCTATGCCTATCACAGCGGCGTGATGTTCTCCGCGTATGTGGACGGCGTGCCGAACGCGGTGGCGCGCGGCGGCCGTTATGACCACGTGGGCCAGGCGTATGGCCGCGCGCGGGCAGCCACCGGTTTCTCGCTCGATCTGCGCGAGGTGGCGCGGATCTCGCCGGTCGAAGCGCGCAGCAGCGCGATTCTTGCGCCGTGGCAGCACGGCGAGGCGTTGCGCGTGAGCGTCGCCGCGTTGCGCGATGCCGGCGAGGTGGTGATTCAGGCGCTGCCTGGCCACGAACACGATCTCGACGAATTCGCGTTCGACCGCGTGTTGGTCGAGCGCAACGGTAACTGGGTCGTCGAACCGCGCGCCTGA
- a CDS encoding YfgM family protein, with amino-acid sequence MSYHDEQESIESLKAWWTQWGNATTWIVLVALVAAAGWNGWNFWQRREAAEAAVLYDQVQQAMASGDKAKITRVATDMEDRFSRTAYAQMTALGAAKALYAVGDEAAAKAQLQWTIDHAKDDEFKQIAKLRLASLLLDDKAYDQGLALLAEPQSDAFKGIVANGRGDLLAAQGKREDARAAYKLALDSLSKNDSSARQLIQFKLDALGG; translated from the coding sequence ATGAGTTACCACGACGAACAAGAATCGATTGAAAGTCTGAAGGCATGGTGGACGCAGTGGGGCAATGCAACCACATGGATCGTGCTGGTGGCACTGGTGGCCGCGGCCGGCTGGAACGGCTGGAATTTCTGGCAGCGGCGCGAGGCGGCAGAAGCCGCCGTGCTGTATGACCAGGTGCAGCAAGCCATGGCATCGGGCGACAAGGCGAAGATCACCCGCGTCGCCACCGACATGGAAGACAGGTTCAGCCGCACCGCGTATGCGCAGATGACCGCGCTGGGCGCCGCCAAGGCGCTGTATGCCGTGGGCGACGAAGCCGCCGCGAAGGCGCAACTGCAATGGACCATCGATCACGCGAAAGACGACGAGTTCAAGCAGATCGCCAAGCTGCGCCTCGCTTCGCTGCTGCTCGACGACAAGGCTTACGATCAGGGTCTTGCGCTGCTCGCCGAACCGCAGTCCGACGCGTTCAAGGGCATCGTGGCGAACGGCCGCGGCGATCTGCTCGCCGCTCAAGGCAAGCGTGAAGATGCGCGCGCGGCCTACAAGCTCGCGCTCGATTCGCTGTCGAAAAACGATAGTTCGGCACGCCAGTTGATTCAGTTCAAGCTGGATGCGCTTGGCGGCTGA
- the hflC gene encoding protease modulator HflC, whose translation MNKIIALVVAVVIVLFAASSMVFVVDQRHLAVLSSHGDKAPSLLGPGLHVKLPPPLQTLTLVDNRIQSLDAPDEDRYVTSDKTDLLANPVVRYRVTDPLKLLAETRGDAQSLPDRLTLLSRSALGDAFAKVTLSDALARQQAVADEARAAMDKAAASLGVSVIDVQLTRVDFPASMADSVYKRMIAARQQVAADERAKGTAEADKIRQDALGQQQATLADGYRQAQTIKGEGDAKAAEIAAEAYGTDPQFYQFYQSMQAYKNTFKPGDVIVVDPSNEFFRFMRSPTGGAAPDVPAVARKH comes from the coding sequence ATGAACAAGATCATTGCGCTCGTCGTGGCTGTCGTTATCGTGCTGTTTGCCGCTTCGTCGATGGTGTTCGTCGTCGATCAACGTCATCTGGCCGTGCTGTCGTCGCATGGCGACAAGGCGCCGAGCCTGCTCGGCCCCGGCCTGCACGTCAAATTGCCGCCGCCGCTGCAAACGCTCACGCTGGTCGATAACCGCATCCAGTCGCTCGACGCACCGGACGAAGACCGCTACGTGACGTCCGATAAGACCGATCTGCTGGCCAACCCGGTCGTCAGATACCGCGTGACCGATCCGCTGAAGCTGCTCGCCGAAACCAGGGGCGACGCGCAGAGCCTGCCGGACCGGCTCACCTTGCTGTCGCGCAGCGCGCTCGGCGACGCGTTCGCGAAGGTCACGCTGTCCGACGCGCTGGCTCGCCAGCAGGCCGTCGCCGACGAGGCGCGTGCCGCGATGGACAAGGCCGCGGCATCGCTCGGCGTGTCGGTGATCGACGTGCAGTTGACGCGTGTCGACTTCCCCGCGTCGATGGCCGATTCCGTCTACAAGCGGATGATCGCCGCACGCCAGCAGGTCGCGGCCGACGAACGCGCGAAGGGCACGGCCGAGGCCGACAAGATCCGGCAGGACGCGCTCGGCCAGCAACAGGCGACGCTCGCGGACGGTTATCGTCAGGCGCAAACCATCAAGGGCGAGGGCGATGCAAAGGCAGCGGAAATCGCCGCCGAAGCGTATGGCACCGACCCGCAGTTCTACCAGTTCTATCAAAGCATGCAGGCGTACAAGAACACCTTCAAGCCGGGCGACGTGATCGTGGTCGACCCGAGCAACGAGTTCTTCCGCTTCATGCGTAGCCCGACCGGCGGCGCTGCCCCGGACGTTCCCGCGGTTGCGCGCAAACACTGA
- the bamB gene encoding outer membrane protein assembly factor BamB, with the protein MNLLKRYAVPVACAMTVLTMAACSSTKDERRVPTPLTEFKPVLDVQQAWKASVGKAGRYLFSPVAVGNAVYAAGANGSVAKIDAQTGQDIWRVKLHDDLSAGVGSDGTLTAVGGLKGDVYVLGADGKQLWTAKAPGEIISPPLVGNGLVVVRTVDGQIVAFNAQTGEQKWNYRNRAVPLNLRVSSGMTFAGDAAVLAGFPGGAFAAINLQTGDNYWQTPVSYPKGVTEVERINDVTGPPTLVGSETCAVTFQGQIGCFDANSGRAVWEKAFSSTSGLAQDDRAVVAADDWSVVSAFDVSNGAPLWKNDKLKNRELSVPFILGHAAVLGDYQGYVHFLSRDDGTLVARVKTDGSPITAAPVLAGETLVVLTHDGDLYGYRPR; encoded by the coding sequence ATGAATCTGCTGAAACGTTACGCTGTGCCCGTTGCCTGTGCGATGACCGTCCTCACCATGGCGGCTTGCTCATCCACGAAAGACGAGCGCCGCGTGCCGACGCCGCTCACCGAGTTCAAACCCGTGCTCGACGTGCAGCAGGCCTGGAAGGCGAGCGTCGGTAAGGCGGGCCGTTATCTGTTCTCGCCGGTGGCGGTCGGCAATGCCGTGTACGCGGCTGGCGCGAACGGTTCGGTTGCGAAGATCGACGCGCAAACCGGTCAGGACATCTGGCGGGTCAAGCTGCATGACGACCTGTCGGCCGGTGTCGGCAGTGACGGCACGCTCACGGCGGTCGGCGGCCTGAAGGGCGACGTGTATGTGCTCGGCGCGGACGGCAAGCAACTGTGGACCGCCAAGGCGCCGGGCGAGATCATCTCGCCGCCGCTCGTCGGCAACGGCCTCGTGGTGGTGCGTACGGTCGACGGTCAGATCGTCGCGTTCAATGCGCAAACCGGCGAGCAGAAGTGGAACTACCGCAATCGCGCGGTGCCGCTCAATCTGCGCGTGTCCTCGGGCATGACGTTCGCCGGCGACGCGGCCGTGCTGGCCGGTTTCCCGGGCGGCGCGTTCGCCGCGATCAACCTGCAGACGGGCGACAACTACTGGCAAACGCCGGTGTCCTATCCGAAGGGCGTGACGGAAGTGGAACGGATCAACGACGTGACCGGCCCGCCCACGCTGGTCGGTTCGGAAACCTGTGCCGTCACGTTCCAGGGCCAGATTGGCTGCTTCGACGCGAACTCCGGCCGCGCAGTGTGGGAAAAGGCGTTCTCGAGCACGAGCGGCCTCGCGCAGGATGACCGCGCCGTGGTCGCAGCGGACGACTGGTCGGTGGTGTCGGCGTTCGACGTGAGCAACGGCGCGCCGCTGTGGAAGAACGACAAGCTGAAGAACCGCGAGTTGAGCGTGCCGTTCATTCTGGGCCACGCCGCGGTGCTGGGCGACTACCAGGGTTACGTGCACTTCCTGTCCCGCGACGACGGTACGCTCGTCGCGCGCGTGAAGACCGACGGCAGCCCGATTACCGCTGCGCCGGTGCTGGCCGGCGAGACGCTGGTGGTGCTGACGCACGACGGCGACCTGTACGGCTACCGTCCGCGCTGA
- the hfq gene encoding RNA chaperone Hfq: MSNKGQLLQDPFLNALRKEHVPVSIYLVNGIKLQGNIESFDQYVVLLRNTVTQMVYKHAISTVVPARPVNFHPDSEQS; the protein is encoded by the coding sequence ATGAGCAACAAAGGGCAATTGTTACAAGACCCGTTTTTGAACGCACTGCGTAAAGAGCATGTGCCGGTGTCGATCTACCTGGTCAACGGCATCAAGCTTCAAGGGAACATCGAATCGTTCGACCAGTACGTCGTGTTGCTCCGGAATACGGTCACCCAGATGGTCTACAAGCACGCAATCTCGACTGTCGTGCCAGCCCGCCCGGTGAATTTCCACCCGGATTCCGAACAGTCCTAA
- the hflK gene encoding FtsH protease activity modulator HflK: protein MNDYNERSIWLRMRAMLSLNDPRWGRGEGNGDRQRPNEPKRPPNKDGEGPPDLDEMWRDFNRRLSRVFGRKGGGAGGGRPDNGRGARIGVGIVIGVLLAIYLGSGVFVVQDGQAGVVLQFGKYRYTAGQGVHWRLPYPFEAHELVNIGQVRQVEVGRNNVVRLANVKDASMLTHDADIVDVRFAVQYQVKKPTDYLFRSVDPDQGVMQAAQAAVRSIVGARSTNDVLYQDRETIRQQLIAAIQQSLDEYQSGLAVTGVTIQGVQAPDQVQAAFDDAAKVRQENERAKRDAEAYAAGLLPRAQADVARQIDEAKTYSDKTVAQAQGDAERFKQVYAQYSKAPAVIRERMYLETMQQIYSNTTKVFVDSKNGNNVLYLPLDKLVEQTRQRVAEAAAASGAAAVAAPQAASAAALPSAAPAAAATGAAASAPAAVATPASQAAASSDALRSRDSFRSRMREDDVQ from the coding sequence GTGAACGATTACAACGAGCGGAGTATCTGGCTGCGCATGCGCGCCATGCTTTCACTGAACGATCCGCGCTGGGGCCGGGGGGAAGGCAATGGCGACCGGCAACGTCCAAACGAACCCAAGCGTCCGCCGAACAAGGACGGTGAAGGCCCGCCCGATCTCGACGAGATGTGGCGCGATTTCAACCGCCGTTTGAGCCGCGTGTTCGGCCGCAAGGGCGGCGGCGCGGGCGGTGGCCGCCCGGACAACGGTCGTGGCGCGCGCATTGGCGTGGGCATCGTGATCGGCGTGCTGCTGGCCATTTATCTCGGCAGCGGGGTGTTCGTCGTGCAGGACGGCCAGGCCGGCGTCGTGCTGCAGTTCGGCAAGTATCGCTACACGGCGGGGCAGGGTGTGCACTGGCGTCTGCCGTATCCGTTCGAAGCGCATGAGCTCGTCAATATCGGCCAGGTCCGCCAGGTGGAGGTCGGCCGCAATAACGTGGTGCGTCTCGCGAATGTGAAAGACGCGTCGATGCTCACGCACGACGCGGATATCGTCGACGTGCGCTTCGCCGTGCAATACCAGGTAAAGAAGCCGACCGACTACCTGTTTCGCAGCGTCGATCCCGATCAGGGCGTGATGCAGGCCGCGCAGGCGGCGGTGCGCAGCATCGTCGGCGCGCGCAGCACCAACGACGTCCTCTATCAGGACCGCGAAACAATTCGCCAGCAACTGATAGCGGCGATCCAGCAATCCCTGGATGAATATCAGTCCGGACTCGCCGTGACCGGTGTGACGATCCAGGGTGTGCAGGCGCCCGACCAGGTGCAAGCCGCGTTCGACGACGCCGCGAAAGTCCGTCAGGAAAACGAGCGCGCGAAGCGCGATGCCGAGGCCTATGCCGCGGGCCTGTTGCCGCGCGCGCAAGCCGACGTGGCGCGCCAGATCGACGAAGCAAAAACGTACAGCGACAAGACGGTGGCTCAGGCGCAGGGCGACGCCGAGCGCTTCAAGCAGGTCTACGCGCAGTACTCGAAAGCGCCCGCGGTGATTCGCGAGCGCATGTATCTGGAAACCATGCAGCAGATCTATTCGAATACGACCAAGGTGTTTGTGGACAGCAAGAACGGCAACAACGTGCTGTATCTGCCACTCGACAAGCTGGTCGAGCAGACTCGCCAGCGGGTAGCCGAGGCGGCTGCCGCTTCGGGCGCCGCGGCCGTTGCCGCGCCGCAGGCGGCAAGCGCTGCCGCCTTGCCGTCGGCCGCGCCGGCCGCCGCCGCAACCGGCGCCGCAGCTTCCGCACCGGCGGCGGTTGCCACGCCCGCCAGCCAGGCGGCAGCCAGCAGCGACGCGCTGCGCTCACGCGACTCCTTCCGCAGCCGTATGCGTGAAGACGACGTTCAATAA
- a CDS encoding adenylosuccinate synthase → MSASAVNVNPGRNVVVVGTQWGDEGKGKIVDWLTDHAQGVVRFQGGHNAGHTLIIGGKKTILRLIPSGIMHPGVACYIGNGVVLSPEALFKEIGELEAAGVDVQNRLFISEATTLILPYHIAIDQGREARRGAGKIGTTGRGIGPAYEDKVARRGLRVQDLFEPETFAERLRENLDYHNFVLTQYLGVAAVDFQQTLDTMLGYADRLKPMVTDVSRRLYDANAAGSNLLFEGAQGTLLDIDHGTYPFVTSSNCVAGAATAGAGVGPQKLNYILGITKAYCTRVGSGPFPSELYDADNAGRQEAIGLELATVGKEFGSVTGRPRRTGWLDAAALRRSIQINGVSGLCMTKLDVLDGLDEVKLCVGYTVDGQNVDLLPRGASEVARCVPVYETFAGWKESTVGIKEWDKLPANARAYLSRVQEVAGIPIDMVSTGPDRDETILLRHPFKV, encoded by the coding sequence ATGTCTGCCAGCGCAGTGAATGTGAACCCCGGGCGTAACGTCGTCGTCGTGGGGACCCAGTGGGGTGATGAAGGCAAGGGCAAGATCGTCGACTGGCTGACGGACCACGCTCAAGGCGTCGTTCGCTTCCAGGGCGGTCACAATGCCGGTCACACGCTTATCATCGGCGGCAAGAAAACCATCTTGCGTCTGATTCCGTCGGGCATCATGCATCCCGGCGTAGCGTGCTACATCGGCAATGGCGTCGTGTTGTCGCCGGAAGCGCTGTTCAAGGAAATCGGCGAGCTCGAAGCCGCCGGGGTCGACGTTCAGAATCGCCTCTTCATTTCCGAAGCCACCACCCTGATCCTGCCGTATCACATCGCCATCGATCAAGGCCGCGAAGCGCGCCGTGGCGCGGGCAAGATCGGCACCACCGGCCGCGGCATCGGCCCGGCCTACGAAGACAAGGTGGCACGCCGCGGTCTGCGCGTGCAGGACCTGTTCGAGCCGGAGACCTTCGCCGAACGTCTGCGTGAAAATCTCGACTATCACAACTTCGTGTTGACTCAATACCTGGGCGTCGCCGCGGTCGACTTCCAGCAAACGCTCGACACGATGCTCGGCTATGCCGACCGTCTGAAGCCGATGGTGACCGACGTGTCGCGCCGCCTGTACGACGCGAACGCGGCCGGCAGCAACCTGCTGTTCGAAGGCGCGCAAGGCACGCTGCTCGACATCGACCACGGCACGTATCCGTTCGTCACGTCGAGCAACTGCGTGGCCGGTGCGGCCACGGCGGGCGCGGGCGTCGGTCCGCAAAAGCTGAACTACATTCTCGGCATCACCAAGGCGTATTGCACGCGCGTCGGTTCGGGCCCGTTCCCGAGCGAACTGTACGACGCGGACAACGCTGGCCGTCAGGAAGCGATCGGCCTCGAACTGGCGACCGTCGGCAAGGAATTCGGCTCGGTCACCGGCCGTCCGCGCCGCACCGGCTGGCTCGACGCCGCCGCGCTGCGCCGCTCGATCCAGATCAACGGCGTGTCGGGTCTGTGCATGACCAAGCTCGACGTGCTCGACGGTCTGGACGAAGTGAAGTTGTGCGTCGGCTACACGGTCGACGGCCAGAATGTCGACCTGCTGCCGCGTGGGGCTTCGGAAGTCGCGCGCTGCGTGCCGGTGTACGAAACCTTCGCGGGCTGGAAGGAAAGCACCGTCGGCATCAAGGAATGGGACAAGCTGCCGGCGAATGCGCGTGCGTATCTGTCGCGTGTGCAGGAAGTCGCGGGCATTCCGATCGACATGGTGTCGACCGGTCCGGATCGCGACGAAACCATTCTGCTTCGTCATCCGTTCAAGGTTTAA
- a CDS encoding phosphoribosyltransferase — protein MVQGVPMIAMKDPRNDDKNLWVGWDEYHRLIELLALQVHESGWKFDKILCLARGGLRVGDQLSRIYDLPLAILATSSYREAAGTEQGELDIAQYITMTRGELHGNVLLVDDLVDSGVTLARVQQHLKERYPAITAVRSAVLWYKGCSKVKPDYHVQYLPTNPWIHQPFEEWDTVRPHNLGAWIKRGTAQAQESSEQ, from the coding sequence ATGGTGCAAGGTGTACCCATGATTGCGATGAAAGATCCGCGCAACGACGACAAGAATCTATGGGTCGGCTGGGACGAGTATCACCGGCTGATCGAACTGCTGGCGTTGCAGGTGCACGAGTCGGGCTGGAAATTCGACAAGATCCTGTGCCTCGCGCGCGGCGGTCTGCGTGTAGGCGATCAGCTCTCGCGCATTTACGATCTGCCGCTGGCGATCCTCGCCACGAGTTCGTATCGCGAAGCGGCCGGCACGGAGCAGGGCGAGCTCGACATCGCGCAATACATCACCATGACGCGCGGCGAACTGCACGGCAACGTGCTGCTCGTCGACGACCTGGTCGATTCGGGCGTGACGCTCGCGCGTGTCCAGCAGCATCTGAAAGAGCGCTATCCGGCGATCACCGCGGTGCGTTCGGCGGTGCTCTGGTACAAGGGCTGCTCGAAGGTGAAGCCCGACTACCATGTGCAGTATTTGCCCACCAATCCGTGGATCCATCAACCGTTCGAGGAATGGGACACGGTTCGTCCGCATAACCTCGGCGCATGGATCAAGCGCGGCACGGCGCAGGCGCAGGAGTCGTCGGAACAGTGA
- the hflX gene encoding GTPase HflX → MAITSGRLILIPSNLINAALVGVDFGKIDFEASLEELSLLAQSAGANPLVTLTGRRSSPDAKMFVGSGKAEELRLACEANDIELVIFNHALAPAQQRNLEQALNRRVIDRTSLILDIFAQRARSHEGKLQVELAQLQYLSTRLIRAWTHLERQKGGIGLRGPGETQLETDRRLIGERIKALKTRLEKLRRQHGTQRRARSRNQTMSVSLVGYTNAGKSTLFNALTKAQAYAADQLFATLDTTSRRVYLGDEAGQVVVSDTVGFIRELPHQLVAAFRATLEETIHADLLLHVVDASSAVRLDQIDQVNEVLHAIGADTIRQVLVFNKIDAVPELAARGDAVERDEYGNISRVFLSARTGQGLDTLRAAIAEIATAEPLPETLVDLSEEDRSAAPRDDRKVPELGH, encoded by the coding sequence TTGGCGATTACTTCCGGCCGCCTCATTTTGATACCCTCCAATTTGATCAATGCAGCGCTTGTCGGCGTCGACTTCGGTAAGATCGATTTCGAAGCCAGCCTAGAAGAACTCAGCCTGCTCGCGCAAAGCGCGGGCGCGAATCCCTTAGTCACCCTCACCGGGCGCCGCTCCAGTCCCGACGCGAAGATGTTCGTCGGCAGCGGCAAGGCCGAAGAGCTGCGTCTTGCGTGTGAGGCGAACGACATCGAACTCGTCATTTTCAATCACGCTCTGGCGCCTGCGCAGCAGCGCAATCTGGAGCAAGCGCTTAATCGGCGCGTGATCGATCGCACCAGTCTGATCCTCGATATTTTTGCGCAACGCGCCCGCAGCCACGAAGGCAAGCTGCAGGTGGAACTCGCGCAACTGCAGTATCTGTCCACGCGGCTAATCCGCGCATGGACTCACCTGGAACGGCAAAAAGGCGGTATCGGTTTGCGCGGCCCGGGCGAAACGCAGCTCGAAACCGACCGCCGGCTGATCGGCGAGCGCATCAAGGCGCTCAAGACGCGGCTCGAAAAGCTGCGCCGTCAGCACGGCACGCAGCGCCGCGCGCGCAGCCGCAATCAGACCATGTCCGTGTCGCTCGTCGGTTATACGAACGCGGGCAAATCCACGCTCTTCAACGCGCTCACCAAGGCCCAGGCCTACGCGGCGGACCAGTTGTTCGCGACGCTCGATACCACCTCGCGGCGAGTCTATCTCGGCGACGAAGCGGGGCAGGTGGTGGTGTCCGACACGGTCGGCTTCATCCGTGAATTGCCTCACCAACTGGTGGCGGCGTTTCGCGCCACGCTCGAAGAAACGATTCACGCCGACTTGCTGCTGCACGTGGTCGATGCGTCGAGCGCGGTGCGGCTCGACCAGATCGATCAGGTGAACGAGGTGTTGCACGCAATCGGTGCGGACACCATCCGGCAGGTGCTGGTCTTCAACAAGATAGACGCGGTGCCCGAGTTGGCGGCCCGTGGGGATGCGGTTGAAAGGGACGAGTATGGTAATATTTCGCGCGTCTTTTTGAGCGCGCGCACGGGGCAAGGGCTGGACACACTGCGCGCTGCCATCGCTGAAATCGCTACTGCCGAACCTCTTCCCGAAACGCTGGTCGATCTATCGGAAGAAGACCGGTCGGCGGCACCACGCGACGACCGCAAGGTCCCAGAACTCGGGCACTGA
- a CDS encoding DUF2065 domain-containing protein: MDIAGSLLLAIALMLIIEGMFPFVFPSAWRDTFRKIAERPPHQIRVGGLIVMVLGLILLFIVT; this comes from the coding sequence ATGGATATAGCCGGCTCGTTACTGCTCGCGATCGCGTTGATGCTGATTATCGAAGGGATGTTTCCGTTCGTTTTTCCGAGCGCCTGGCGCGACACGTTTCGTAAAATAGCGGAACGGCCGCCGCACCAGATTCGTGTGGGCGGTCTGATCGTGATGGTGCTCGGGCTGATTCTGCTGTTCATCGTGACCTGA